The nucleotide window GGCAGACAGCAATATTTCAGACAAAGTACGGGACATCATCGTCGAGCAGCTCGGCGTGAATCCCGAGCAGGTGACTCCCGAGGCGAAGTTCATCGAAGATCTTGGCGCCGATTCACTGGATACGGTGGAGCTGGTGATGGCCTT belongs to Roseimicrobium gellanilyticum and includes:
- a CDS encoding acyl carrier protein, translated to MADSNISDKVRDIIVEQLGVNPEQVTPEAKFIEDLGADSLDTVELVMAFEEEFGIDVPDEEAEKLLSVADVIRYVEENAE